The following proteins come from a genomic window of Clostridium cylindrosporum DSM 605:
- a CDS encoding rod shape-determining protein, with product MAFFGITKDMGIDLGTANTLIYMKGKGIILNEPSVVAIKNDTTPKVLAVGDQAKDMIGRTPGNIVAIRPLRDGVIADFDVTQTMLRMFIKKVTKNSSFVRPRIVVCYPSGVTTVEKRAIEEATRQAGAREVYLLEEPMAAAIGAGLPVNEPTGSMIVDIGGGTTEVAIISLGGIVTSKSLRVAGDEFDSAIVNYIKKEYNLMIGERTAEHIKFEIGSAYGLEEEQKMDIKGRDLVTGLPKLITISSSEVRSALQEPVLAIVESIKSTLEKTPPELAADIMEKGIMLTGGGAFLRGLDQLIKTETHMPVHIAENPIDCVALGAGMALDTIEFGK from the coding sequence ATGGCTTTCTTCGGAATTACAAAAGATATGGGAATTGATTTAGGAACAGCAAATACACTTATTTATATGAAGGGGAAAGGAATAATTCTTAATGAGCCTTCAGTAGTGGCAATAAAGAATGATACTACTCCAAAGGTATTAGCAGTTGGTGATCAGGCTAAGGATATGATTGGTAGAACACCAGGAAACATTGTTGCTATAAGACCACTTAGAGATGGGGTTATAGCGGATTTTGATGTTACGCAAACAATGCTTAGAATGTTTATAAAAAAAGTTACTAAAAATAGCTCATTCGTAAGACCAAGAATAGTTGTATGTTATCCATCAGGAGTTACAACTGTTGAGAAAAGAGCTATTGAAGAGGCTACAAGACAAGCTGGAGCAAGAGAAGTATATCTACTAGAAGAACCTATGGCAGCAGCTATTGGAGCTGGACTTCCAGTTAATGAGCCAACAGGTAGCATGATTGTAGATATCGGTGGAGGAACTACTGAAGTTGCAATTATTTCTCTTGGAGGAATAGTAACAAGTAAATCTCTAAGAGTTGCTGGGGATGAATTTGATAGCGCAATTGTAAACTACATTAAAAAAGAATATAACCTTATGATAGGTGAAAGAACAGCTGAACATATTAAGTTTGAAATAGGATCAGCATATGGATTAGAAGAAGAACAAAAGATGGATATAAAAGGTAGAGACCTTGTAACTGGGCTACCAAAGCTAATAACAATTTCATCTAGTGAAGTTAGAAGTGCTCTTCAAGAACCTGTATTAGCTATAGTAGAGTCAATAAAATCTACTCTTGAGAAGACACCACCTGAACTTGCAGCAGATATTATGGAAAAAGGTATCATGCTAACTGGTGGAGGTGCTTTCTTAAGAGGTCTTGATCAACTTATAAAGACAGAAACTCATATGCCAGTTCACATAGCAGAAAACCCAATTGATTGTGTAGCTTTAGGTGCTGGTATGGCTCTTGATACTATAGAGTTTGGAAAGTAA
- the mreC gene encoding rod shape-determining protein MreC, whose product MNFLKNKLLTIVLVLCLAFTIFIGISANKGENTGIFQEVVTTVVGPIQKYVYTAGQRISSMFHYVTSLGTIRGENEDLKKEVDALNKKLVEYDQYKRQNEDLKAMINFKNSNPSHNLLGAKVIGKVGDNWFSTIIIDRGSNDGVKKGQCVITGTGYVGKVKEVSGNTSKVMTFIDEKANIPVKISSTDEQGVISGALSSSNDKKAKVRYIPPDSKVKVGDKILTSNVVANDNELPQENIIVGTVTKVEEEESNFIKLAYVKPVVNFSTLENVMVIVK is encoded by the coding sequence ATGAATTTTTTAAAGAACAAGTTGCTAACCATAGTACTTGTTCTTTGTCTTGCATTTACTATCTTTATTGGAATATCTGCTAATAAGGGAGAAAACACAGGAATATTTCAAGAAGTTGTTACAACAGTAGTAGGACCTATACAAAAATATGTATATACAGCTGGACAGAGAATAAGTAGTATGTTTCATTATGTTACATCATTAGGAACTATTAGAGGGGAAAATGAAGACCTTAAAAAAGAAGTTGATGCATTAAATAAAAAATTAGTTGAATATGATCAATACAAAAGACAAAATGAAGATCTTAAGGCTATGATTAACTTTAAAAATTCTAATCCTAGTCATAATTTATTAGGTGCTAAGGTGATTGGAAAAGTTGGAGATAACTGGTTTAGTACTATTATTATTGACAGAGGAAGTAATGATGGAGTAAAAAAAGGACAATGTGTTATTACTGGAACAGGGTATGTAGGTAAGGTTAAAGAGGTTTCAGGAAATACTTCAAAGGTGATGACTTTTATAGATGAAAAAGCAAATATTCCAGTGAAGATATCATCAACAGATGAGCAAGGTGTAATATCAGGGGCTTTATCATCATCAAATGATAAGAAAGCAAAGGTTAGATATATTCCACCGGACTCAAAGGTAAAGGTAGGGGATAAAATACTTACATCCAATGTAGTTGCGAATGATAATGAATTACCTCAAGAAAATATAATAGTTGGTACAGTAACTAAAGTAGAAGAAGAAGAGTCTAATTTTATTAAGCTTGCATACGTTAAACCAGTAGTTAATTTTTCAACTCTTGAAAATGTAATGGTTATTGTAAAGTAG
- the mreD gene encoding rod shape-determining protein MreD, whose protein sequence is MYKKIGLIVFLSILVNILQQTIFSNIKIFAINMDIVLTFIICYSLIREDVECVMVALLCGLIRDSFFPGIFGLNTIVYLVTAYILCQIERKIYKDALLIPMLSAFVFTVLKGILYYAYLYTASIQFEFVSHFMYVVPIEAILNSIISIIVFRFVTKIDTIKFMQQEWKF, encoded by the coding sequence ATGTATAAAAAAATTGGATTGATAGTTTTTCTATCCATTCTAGTAAACATACTACAACAAACTATATTCTCGAACATTAAGATCTTTGCTATAAATATGGATATTGTGCTTACATTTATTATTTGTTACTCCCTAATTAGAGAAGATGTTGAGTGTGTTATGGTAGCACTTTTATGTGGTCTTATTAGGGATAGCTTTTTTCCAGGTATATTTGGGTTAAATACTATAGTTTATTTAGTCACAGCATATATTCTTTGTCAAATTGAGAGAAAAATTTATAAAGATGCACTTCTTATACCTATGCTATCAGCCTTTGTGTTTACGGTTTTAAAGGGTATTCTATATTATGCATATTTGTATACAGCCTCAATACAATTTGAGTTTGTATCACATTTTATGTATGTGGTACCTATTGAAGCTATATTAAATTCTATTATAAGTATAATTGTATTTAGATTTGTAACAAAAATAGACACAATTAAGTTTATGCAACAGGAGTGGAAATTCTAA
- a CDS encoding penicillin-binding transpeptidase domain-containing protein encodes MKKEITRITSFTVVIIMIFSILIARLFYVQLFKGDYYKSLAEEKGEKEIIRPAPRGEIVDRNGEKIATSKQGFNITFSNYQKKGKEKKEVYNERINKALVETLQIITKNADLDKLNLSAIPIAIEGNNYVYNFTATSNTLRAKLEKNLKKAYDLDKIEEKSNIKLDAKGVIRELGKKYGLLDENTGENIYKVSQIELLQLVSLRAAISSVSFSQYKTVYIAKNVKKETAFAIMYKGSELPGISNEVAPIREYPNGEVGSAFLGYLGKISEDSAEEYKNLGYDINRELIGRLGLEKSLENNRDLGINLRGEPGVRYVNVDKFGQITKETATLDPIPGDTVKTTIDINLQKVAEESLDKTMESIRGKSKGGNAKRGAAIVTDVKTGEILALASRPGFDPNVFAQTGAIADPEIYKKYFVPEKNEGDKADLIPAPMFNYATKGAIPPGSILKPFVGIAGLEEGVVNPSTIVVDKGGPFDKIKGFKGACWIWNTKRGSHGPVNVSQALEVSCNIYFFEVGRLLGYERFSKWAAKFGFASDPKTGEKPKSGIEIEESPGEVGSDVKYKKTNLSIFLNDISDKISGIEYGGYTITKGTDEYKAIQDMIDKGQYDKTKLESIGVTNLKAQRYIKQKIAEFKSNANNVGQLLSVSIGQGSTLLTPLQMIGALNTLLNDGKRYSTHLVKEVLNPDGTVKREIAPELLEEFKISPENKDAILKGMSKVTSGEHGTAASTFRGFNIPTGGKTGSASVPPSQKEKGRDAYGWFLGFAPYEDPQISVVVVIYDAGSGSFSAPVARDIYEQYFGLNKKDDKKSDNGEVNKTAPLNESEAAYQGVQTQGNVQNGSTKKQDTGNINNR; translated from the coding sequence ATGAAAAAAGAAATAACAAGAATAACATCCTTTACAGTAGTAATTATTATGATCTTTTCCATACTTATAGCAAGGCTTTTTTACGTACAGTTATTTAAAGGGGATTATTATAAAAGTCTTGCAGAGGAAAAGGGTGAAAAGGAAATTATTAGACCTGCACCTAGAGGAGAAATTGTTGACAGGAACGGAGAAAAAATAGCAACTAGTAAACAAGGGTTTAATATAACATTCTCAAACTATCAAAAAAAAGGTAAAGAAAAAAAAGAGGTTTATAATGAAAGAATAAATAAAGCATTAGTTGAAACTCTTCAAATTATTACTAAAAATGCAGATCTAGATAAGTTGAACCTTTCTGCTATTCCTATAGCAATTGAAGGGAATAATTATGTATACAACTTTACTGCAACTAGTAATACTTTACGTGCAAAACTAGAGAAAAATCTTAAGAAGGCTTATGATCTTGATAAAATAGAAGAGAAGTCAAATATAAAACTTGATGCAAAGGGTGTTATAAGAGAACTTGGAAAGAAGTATGGACTGTTAGATGAAAACACCGGTGAAAATATTTACAAGGTTTCTCAAATCGAGCTTTTGCAGTTAGTATCATTAAGAGCAGCTATTAGTAGCGTTTCCTTTTCTCAATATAAAACAGTTTATATTGCAAAAAATGTTAAAAAAGAGACTGCATTTGCTATTATGTATAAAGGCTCAGAACTTCCAGGTATCTCAAATGAGGTGGCTCCAATCAGGGAGTATCCAAATGGTGAAGTAGGGTCAGCTTTCTTAGGGTATCTTGGGAAGATTAGTGAGGATTCCGCTGAGGAATATAAAAATCTTGGATATGATATAAATAGAGAGTTAATTGGAAGATTAGGCCTTGAAAAGTCATTGGAAAACAATAGAGACCTTGGAATAAACTTAAGAGGGGAGCCTGGAGTTAGATACGTAAATGTAGATAAGTTCGGTCAAATAACAAAGGAAACGGCAACTCTTGATCCAATTCCAGGTGATACTGTAAAAACTACAATAGATATTAATCTTCAAAAGGTAGCAGAAGAATCACTTGATAAAACAATGGAAAGCATTAGAGGAAAGTCAAAGGGTGGAAATGCTAAAAGAGGAGCAGCTATTGTAACAGATGTTAAAACAGGAGAAATTCTTGCGCTAGCTAGTAGACCAGGGTTTGATCCTAATGTGTTTGCACAAACAGGTGCAATTGCAGATCCTGAAATATACAAAAAGTATTTTGTACCTGAGAAAAATGAGGGGGATAAGGCGGATCTTATTCCTGCACCTATGTTTAATTATGCAACTAAGGGAGCTATACCACCGGGGTCAATACTTAAGCCATTTGTAGGGATTGCAGGCCTTGAAGAAGGAGTAGTAAATCCAAGTACAATTGTTGTGGATAAAGGTGGACCTTTCGATAAGATAAAAGGATTTAAAGGTGCTTGTTGGATTTGGAACACGAAAAGAGGAAGTCATGGACCTGTAAATGTATCTCAGGCACTAGAGGTTTCATGTAATATATACTTCTTTGAAGTAGGAAGACTTTTAGGATATGAGAGATTCTCTAAATGGGCAGCTAAATTTGGTTTTGCATCGGATCCTAAAACAGGAGAAAAGCCAAAGTCAGGTATAGAGATTGAAGAGTCTCCAGGAGAAGTTGGAAGTGATGTGAAGTATAAGAAGACTAATCTTTCAATATTCTTAAATGATATATCAGATAAGATTTCAGGTATTGAGTATGGTGGATATACTATAACAAAGGGAACTGATGAGTATAAGGCCATTCAAGATATGATTGATAAGGGGCAGTACGATAAAACAAAACTTGAGTCAATAGGAGTTACAAATCTTAAGGCACAAAGATATATTAAGCAAAAGATTGCAGAATTTAAGAGTAATGCTAATAATGTTGGACAGCTTCTAAGTGTATCAATAGGGCAAGGGTCAACACTACTTACTCCACTACAAATGATTGGTGCACTAAATACTCTTTTAAATGATGGTAAAAGATATTCTACTCATCTTGTTAAAGAAGTTCTTAATCCAGATGGAACAGTAAAAAGAGAAATAGCTCCAGAGCTTCTAGAAGAATTTAAAATATCCCCTGAAAATAAAGATGCAATTCTTAAGGGGATGTCTAAGGTTACTTCAGGTGAGCATGGTACAGCGGCATCAACATTTAGAGGATTTAATATTCCAACAGGAGGAAAAACAGGTAGTGCATCTGTTCCACCTTCACAGAAAGAAAAAGGAAGAGATGCATACGGATGGTTCCTTGGTTTTGCACCATATGAGGATCCACAAATATCTGTCGTTGTTGTAATTTATGATGCAGGAAGTGGTAGTTTTTCTGCACCTGTTGCAAGGGATATATATGAACAATATTTTGGACTTAATAAAAAGGATGACAAAAAGAGTGATAATGGAGAGGTTAATAAAACAGCTCCTTTAAATGAAAGTGAAGCTGCATATCAAGGTGTACAAACCCAAGGGAATGTACAAAACGGCTCTACAAAAAAGCAAGACACAGGAAATATTAACAATAGATAA
- a CDS encoding penicillin-binding transpeptidase domain-containing protein, translating to MKKEITRITSFSVVVIMIFSILIARLFYVQVVKGYYYKSLAEEKGEKEIIRPAPRGEIHDKNGKKIAINEQGFNITFSNYVKKGKEKKDITNKRINKALIETIRIITKNSDSDKLNLSSLPIVLEGNNYVYNFTATSNTLRAKLEKNLKKAYELDEIEDDRKTKLDAKGVVKELGIKYGLIDEGSNQYIYEVSNVEFLQLVSIRAAISDVSYSQYKTVYIAKNVKKETAFAIMHKGSELPGILSDVSPIRRYPYKEVGSAFLGYLGKISEESSEEYKNLGYDINRELIGKLGLEKSLENNRDLGINLRGEPGVRYVNVDKFGQITKETATLDPIPGDTVKTTIDINLQKVAEESLDRTMENIRGKSNGGNAKRGVAIVTEVKTGAVLALASRPGFDPNVFAQTGAIADPEIYKKYFVPEKNQGDKADVIPAPMFNYATKGAIPPGSILKPFVGIAGLEEGVVTPSITVLDKGGHFDKVKGFEGACWIWNTKRGSHGALNVSQALEVSCNIYFFEVGRLLGYERFSKWAAKFGFASDPITGEKPKSGIEIEELPGEVGSNIRFKKTNIAIYLNNITDKISGIEYGGYTITKGTDEYRAIQDMLDKGQYDKSKLEAIGITNPKSQRYINLKVSEFKKKANRVGELLNVSIGQGSTVLTPLQMIGALNTLLNDGKRYSTHLVKAVLNLDGTVKREIIPEVLEEFKISPENKEAILKGMSKVTSGDHGTAASTFKGFSIDTGGKTGSASVPKPLKAKGRDAYGWFLGFAPYDNPKISVVVVIYDAGSGSFVAPVAKDIYEQYFELNKNNNKETPLNESEAAYRGAERKVGNGENSSNNSGEN from the coding sequence ATGAAAAAAGAAATAACAAGAATTACATCTTTTTCGGTAGTAGTTATTATGATATTTTCAATACTAATAGCTAGACTTTTTTATGTTCAAGTAGTAAAGGGATATTATTATAAAAGTCTTGCAGAAGAAAAAGGTGAAAAAGAAATTATTAGACCTGCACCTAGAGGTGAAATCCATGATAAAAATGGCAAGAAAATAGCAATTAATGAGCAAGGATTTAATATAACTTTTTCAAACTACGTAAAAAAAGGTAAGGAGAAGAAAGATATAACAAATAAAAGAATTAACAAAGCATTAATTGAAACCATAAGAATAATTACAAAGAACTCGGATTCAGATAAGTTAAATCTATCTTCTCTTCCTATAGTACTTGAGGGAAATAATTATGTATATAATTTTACAGCAACAAGCAATACTCTTCGTGCTAAGCTTGAAAAAAACCTTAAAAAGGCATATGAGCTTGATGAAATAGAAGATGATAGAAAAACTAAGTTAGATGCAAAGGGTGTTGTAAAAGAGCTTGGAATAAAATATGGACTAATAGATGAAGGGAGTAATCAATACATCTATGAGGTTTCTAATGTAGAATTTCTACAGCTAGTATCAATAAGGGCGGCTATAAGTGATGTTTCTTATTCACAGTATAAAACAGTTTATATTGCAAAGAATGTAAAAAAAGAAACAGCCTTTGCGATTATGCATAAAGGTTCGGAACTTCCAGGAATTTTAAGTGATGTATCTCCAATACGTAGGTATCCATATAAAGAAGTAGGTTCGGCCTTTCTGGGGTACTTAGGTAAAATAAGTGAAGAATCATCTGAGGAGTATAAAAATCTTGGATATGATATAAATAGAGAACTAATTGGAAAATTAGGTCTTGAAAAGTCCTTAGAAAACAACAGAGACCTTGGAATAAATTTAAGAGGAGAGCCTGGAGTTAGATATGTAAACGTAGATAAGTTTGGTCAAATAACAAAGGAAACAGCAACTCTTGACCCAATTCCTGGAGATACTGTAAAAACAACAATAGATATCAACCTTCAAAAAGTAGCTGAAGAGTCACTTGATAGAACTATGGAAAATATTAGAGGGAAGTCAAATGGAGGTAATGCTAAAAGAGGAGTAGCTATTGTAACTGAGGTTAAAACAGGGGCAGTTCTAGCTTTAGCTAGCAGACCAGGATTTGATCCTAATGTTTTTGCACAAACAGGTGCAATTGCAGATCCTGAAATTTATAAAAAGTATTTTGTACCGGAAAAGAATCAAGGCGATAAAGCAGATGTCATACCAGCTCCTATGTTTAATTATGCAACTAAGGGAGCGATACCTCCAGGATCCATACTTAAACCTTTTGTAGGTATTGCGGGTCTTGAGGAAGGTGTAGTTACTCCTAGTATAACTGTTTTAGATAAAGGTGGGCATTTTGATAAGGTAAAGGGCTTTGAAGGAGCTTGTTGGATTTGGAACACAAAAAGAGGAAGTCATGGGGCCCTAAATGTATCACAGGCTCTAGAGGTATCTTGTAACATCTACTTTTTTGAAGTAGGAAGGCTCCTAGGCTATGAAAGATTCTCGAAATGGGCAGCTAAGTTTGGTTTTGCATCGGATCCTATAACAGGAGAAAAGCCAAAGTCAGGAATAGAGATAGAAGAATTACCTGGAGAAGTTGGAAGTAACATTAGATTTAAGAAAACCAACATTGCTATATATTTAAATAACATAACCGATAAAATTTCTGGAATTGAGTATGGTGGTTATACGATAACTAAGGGAACAGATGAATATAGAGCAATTCAAGATATGCTGGATAAGGGCCAATATGACAAATCTAAACTTGAGGCAATAGGAATAACTAACCCTAAGTCTCAAAGATATATTAATTTAAAGGTTTCAGAATTTAAAAAGAAAGCTAATAGGGTTGGAGAACTTTTAAATGTATCTATAGGACAAGGATCAACGGTACTTACGCCACTACAAATGATAGGGGCATTAAATACTCTATTAAATGATGGCAAAAGATATTCTACTCATCTTGTTAAAGCCGTTCTTAACCTAGATGGAACAGTAAAAAGAGAAATTATACCAGAAGTTCTTGAAGAGTTTAAAATATCTCCTGAAAATAAAGAAGCCATATTAAAGGGTATGTCTAAGGTTACCTCAGGTGACCATGGTACCGCTGCATCAACTTTTAAAGGGTTTAGCATAGATACGGGTGGAAAGACTGGTAGTGCATCTGTTCCAAAGCCTCTAAAAGCAAAGGGAAGAGATGCCTATGGATGGTTTCTTGGCTTTGCACCATATGACAATCCCAAAATATCTGTTGTAGTAGTAATATATGATGCAGGAAGTGGGAGTTTTGTAGCTCCTGTTGCAAAGGATATATATGAGCAGTATTTTGAATTAAATAAAAATAATAATAAAGAAACTCCATTAAATGAAAGTGAAGCTGCCTATAGAGGAGCAGAAAGAAAAGTGGGAAATGGAGAAAATTCATCTAATAATAGTGGAGAAAATTAA
- the minC gene encoding septum site-determining protein MinC: protein MSNVTIKGSKNGIIIYINSNDFQLVKQDIIEKIERGKNFFIGSEIWITNGEANLSYEDLRSIRDSLKEQYNINADIKKESKVEEPEEKIFQGIYEGRTKFYKSTIRSGQKVNYDGNIIIIGDVNSGAEVMAAGNIIVLGVLRGIAHAGATGNKKAIVAAYSLKPTQLRIASLITRAPDDEKYSKTNIPEVAKIKDDIIIIEPYLPNKYF, encoded by the coding sequence ATGAGTAATGTAACTATTAAAGGGAGTAAAAATGGAATAATTATTTACATTAACTCTAATGATTTTCAACTTGTAAAACAGGATATAATAGAGAAAATTGAACGAGGAAAAAATTTCTTCATAGGTTCTGAAATATGGATTACAAATGGTGAGGCAAATTTATCCTATGAGGATTTGAGAAGCATTAGAGATAGCTTGAAAGAGCAGTATAATATTAATGCTGATATAAAAAAAGAGTCCAAGGTAGAAGAGCCAGAAGAAAAAATTTTCCAAGGGATATATGAAGGTAGAACAAAGTTCTATAAAAGTACTATTAGGTCCGGTCAAAAGGTAAATTACGATGGGAATATTATTATTATAGGGGATGTTAATTCAGGAGCAGAGGTTATGGCTGCTGGTAATATTATTGTGCTTGGAGTTTTAAGGGGGATAGCACATGCAGGGGCGACAGGAAATAAAAAGGCTATTGTTGCTGCATATTCATTAAAGCCAACCCAGCTTAGGATTGCAAGTCTTATTACAAGAGCGCCAGATGATGAGAAGTATTCTAAAACTAACATTCCAGAAGTAGCAAAAATTAAAGATGATATAATAATAATAGAACCTTATTTACCAAATAAGTATTTTTAA
- the minD gene encoding septum site-determining protein MinD, translating to MGVAIVITSGKGGVGKTTTTANIGTALAMMGKKVVVIDADIGLRNLDLLLGLENRIVYNLVDVVEGTCRLKQALIKDKRFDNMFLLPTAQTKDKTAVNPSQMQKLVNGLKEEYDYVIIDCPAGIEHGFENAVAGADRAIIVTTPEVSAVRDADRIIGKLEAKGLENHELIVNRIKHEMTLKGEMLNIDDMTDILAIKLLGIVPDDEKIVMSTNRGEPTVMDNDSRAGQAYRNIAKRITGEEVPLLNLEEEHVGFFTAVKRLFGKR from the coding sequence ATGGGAGTTGCCATAGTTATAACTTCAGGAAAAGGTGGAGTAGGTAAAACTACAACTACAGCTAATATTGGAACAGCACTAGCTATGATGGGTAAAAAAGTCGTAGTTATAGATGCAGATATAGGGCTTAGAAATCTTGACCTGCTTTTAGGACTTGAAAATAGAATAGTATATAATCTTGTAGACGTAGTTGAAGGAACCTGTAGATTAAAGCAAGCATTAATTAAAGATAAAAGATTTGATAATATGTTCTTACTTCCAACTGCTCAAACAAAGGATAAAACCGCAGTAAATCCTAGTCAAATGCAAAAGCTTGTTAATGGATTAAAGGAAGAGTATGATTATGTAATTATTGACTGTCCAGCTGGGATAGAGCATGGATTTGAAAATGCAGTTGCAGGCGCTGATAGAGCAATTATAGTAACTACTCCAGAAGTATCAGCTGTAAGAGATGCTGATAGAATAATAGGAAAACTTGAAGCTAAGGGACTAGAAAATCATGAGCTAATAGTAAATAGAATAAAACACGAAATGACACTTAAAGGTGAAATGCTTAATATAGATGATATGACAGATATACTAGCTATTAAGCTTCTAGGGATAGTTCCTGATGATGAAAAGATAGTAATGTCTACTAACAGGGGAGAACCTACTGTAATGGATAATGATTCTAGAGCAGGGCAAGCTTATAGAAACATTGCAAAGAGAATAACTGGAGAAGAAGTACCACTTTTAAATCTTGAAGAGGAACATGTAGGCTTCTTTACAGCAGTAAAAAGGTTATTTGGAAAAAGATAA
- the minE gene encoding cell division topological specificity factor MinE — translation MDLFKIFGREKPSKDVAKERLKLILIHDRANVSPQFLEMVKGDIIKVISDYAEIDEKGLEIKLTRTDADSADSPALVANIPIKKMKDIGR, via the coding sequence ATGGATTTGTTTAAGATTTTCGGAAGAGAAAAACCTTCTAAAGATGTAGCCAAGGAGAGATTAAAGCTAATATTAATACATGATAGAGCTAATGTTTCACCACAATTTTTAGAGATGGTTAAGGGAGATATTATAAAAGTAATATCTGACTACGCTGAAATAGATGAAAAAGGGCTAGAGATTAAACTTACTAGAACAGATGCAGATTCAGCAGATTCACCTGCCCTTGTTGCGAATATACCAATAAAGAAAATGAAAGATATAGGTAGATAA
- the rodA gene encoding rod shape-determining protein RodA, whose translation MFDKNRILKHIDYGIVFSAFALILTGLMTISSATHAFSDGGSMKNLLMQIAFTVVSLIIAIFIISIDYNTIGGYYKIFYVCGVLGLLAVLLFGKTVNGAKAWLGVGPMGIQPAELFKVIMIIVVAKVLEEMDNINTIKNLGKIAGVVLLPMILIQLQPDTGTNLIFAVTIFGMIFYAGLDKRIIYTGFGTAVVGVLAVWFLDVLADYQKRRVLVFLNPELDMSGSGYNAHIAKTAIGAGQFFGSGLYGGAMTEGNFIPELHTDFIFSVFAEEWGFLGAMVLLALYFNIIWRGIKIARDSKDKFGTYIVVGVLSMLTFQILQNIGMDLGLMPITGIPLPFMSYGGSSLMTTIISLALVVNVGIRKKKINF comes from the coding sequence ATGTTTGATAAAAATAGAATTCTAAAACATATTGATTATGGAATAGTTTTTAGTGCTTTTGCACTTATACTAACAGGACTTATGACTATTAGTAGTGCAACTCATGCATTTAGTGATGGTGGAAGTATGAAAAATCTATTGATGCAGATTGCCTTTACAGTTGTATCCCTAATAATTGCAATTTTTATAATTAGCATAGATTATAATACAATAGGTGGTTACTATAAAATCTTTTATGTATGTGGAGTACTAGGCCTACTTGCAGTATTATTATTTGGGAAAACAGTAAATGGGGCCAAGGCATGGCTAGGAGTAGGACCTATGGGTATACAGCCAGCTGAATTATTCAAAGTTATCATGATTATAGTTGTTGCTAAGGTTTTAGAGGAAATGGATAATATTAATACCATTAAGAACTTAGGGAAGATTGCCGGAGTTGTTCTTTTACCAATGATTCTTATCCAGCTTCAACCGGATACGGGAACAAATCTTATCTTTGCGGTTACTATATTTGGTATGATATTTTATGCAGGTCTTGATAAAAGGATTATTTATACTGGATTTGGAACAGCAGTAGTTGGAGTACTTGCAGTGTGGTTTCTTGATGTACTAGCAGACTATCAAAAAAGAAGGGTACTTGTATTTTTAAACCCAGAGCTTGATATGTCAGGTTCAGGTTATAATGCACATATAGCAAAGACTGCAATCGGTGCAGGGCAGTTTTTTGGTTCAGGCCTTTATGGTGGGGCAATGACTGAGGGTAATTTTATTCCAGAGCTTCATACGGATTTCATATTTAGTGTGTTTGCAGAGGAATGGGGATTCCTCGGTGCAATGGTTCTTTTGGCACTTTATTTTAATATTATTTGGAGAGGGATAAAGATTGCCAGGGACTCTAAGGATAAATTTGGGACATACATAGTAGTTGGAGTACTATCAATGTTAACATTCCAAATACTACAAAATATAGGGATGGACTTAGGGCTTATGCCTATAACAGGAATTCCACTACCTTTCATGAGCTATGGTGGAAGTTCACTTATGACAACAATAATATCCTTAGCTTTAGTTGTAAATGTCGGAATAAGAAAGAAAAAGATAAATTTTTAA